The Paenibacillus spongiae nucleotide sequence TCGGAACGTGGGAAACGGTCCGGGAGGGCGATTCGGCCGCCATTCTGGCGATTGGCCCGATGCTGCAGGTCGCCAAAGAGGCAGCCGAGCAGTTGAAGCGCGAAGGACTGAATGTCAGGGTGATCAATGCGCGGTTCATCAAACCATTGGACGAATCGATGCTGCTTCAGCTGGCTCAGGAAGGAATGAACATGATCGTTCTGGAAGAGAGTTCGGAGCTAGGCGGATTGGGAAGCGCCATGCTTGAATTCTATTCGCTTCAGAATGTGAAGAATGTATCCCTTCGCATTATCGGCGTGCCCGATGTATTTGTGGAGCATGGGTCGATCGAAGAACAACGCCAGGAAGCGGGCTTGACTGCCGATCGCGTAGCCGGCGAATTAAAAGCGATGATGCCGCGAGCCCGCAAGCGTGTTAACGGTCCTGCTTAAGAAACGGGAGAAACGATGAAGATCGAGAAAGAACGAATCGATATTTTGTTAGTGGAGCAAGGGTATTACGAGAGCAGAGAAAAGGCGAAAGCCGCTCTGATGGCGGGTCTCATTATCGTCGACGGGGAACGGATCGAGAAGAGCGGCACGAAAGTGCCGCGATCCGCATCCATCACGGTAAAAGGAGCGCTTCATCCTTATGTCAGCCGCGGCGGCTTGAAGCTGGAGAAAGCGATCCGCGCCTTCGAGCTGGATCTGACCGGAGCCGTTATGCTGGATATCGGCGCTTCAACCGGCGGCTTTACGGATTGCGCGCTTCAGAACGGCGCCTCCTACGTTTATGCCATCGATGTCGGTTACAATCAGCTGGATTGGTCGCTCCGTCAGGATGAGCGGGTAAATGTCATGGAACGCACGAACTTCAGGTATATGCAGCCGGCCGACCTTCAAGGACCGCAGCCTACATTTGCGACGATCGATGTTTCCTTCATTTCGCTAAAAATTATTTTGGCGACGCTGGTGCAGCTGCTGCACGAAGGATCCGGTGTCGTAGCGCTGATTAAACCGCAATTCGAAGCGGGGCGCGATAAGGTGGGCAAATCCGGCGTCGTGCGCGACCCGGCTGTTCACAGAGCAGTCCTCCGGACGATCCTGGCCTTCGCGGCCGAGCAGGGCTTGTCTCTGCGGCAGGTTACATTCTCCCCGATTACAGGAGGGGAAGGGAATATCGAATTCCTTGCGTATTGGGTGCTGGAGCCCGAAGCGGCGGCCGCGGCGCCGGGAGACGACTTCCTCGCCAAGCTTGTCGAGGAGGCGGGCCAGACCTTTGCGCAGGCTTGAGAACGGACTAAAGCGACTGTTATAATGAGATGG carries:
- a CDS encoding TlyA family RNA methyltransferase produces the protein MKIEKERIDILLVEQGYYESREKAKAALMAGLIIVDGERIEKSGTKVPRSASITVKGALHPYVSRGGLKLEKAIRAFELDLTGAVMLDIGASTGGFTDCALQNGASYVYAIDVGYNQLDWSLRQDERVNVMERTNFRYMQPADLQGPQPTFATIDVSFISLKIILATLVQLLHEGSGVVALIKPQFEAGRDKVGKSGVVRDPAVHRAVLRTILAFAAEQGLSLRQVTFSPITGGEGNIEFLAYWVLEPEAAAAAPGDDFLAKLVEEAGQTFAQA